The following proteins are encoded in a genomic region of Haloarcula marina:
- a CDS encoding Hsp20/alpha crystallin family protein yields the protein MNDRRYPFDSMERFFDQMRRDMFSNRSDSSGHGWRDAEFGGESGWDAGISIEETDDGFVVLADLPGFERDELSLRLHDDRLHLRGEHEVGDGASYRRRTVSETIDLPAHVDPEHADATYRNGVLEIRFTVEDEEDAGSDIDIQ from the coding sequence ATGAACGACCGACGATACCCCTTCGACAGCATGGAACGATTCTTCGACCAGATGCGACGCGACATGTTCAGCAACCGGAGCGACAGCAGCGGGCACGGCTGGCGTGACGCCGAGTTCGGTGGAGAAAGCGGCTGGGACGCCGGAATATCCATCGAGGAGACGGACGACGGCTTCGTCGTCCTCGCGGACCTCCCGGGGTTCGAGCGCGACGAACTCTCGCTCCGACTCCACGACGACCGACTCCACCTCCGTGGTGAACACGAGGTCGGCGACGGCGCGAGTTACCGCCGCCGCACCGTCAGCGAGACGATAGACCTTCCGGCGCACGTGGACCCCGAGCACGCGGACGCGACGTACCGCAACGGCGTCCTCGAAATCCGGTTCACCGTTGAGGACGAAGAAGACGCTGGCTCGGACATCGACATCCAGTGA